In a single window of the Melioribacteraceae bacterium genome:
- the acs gene encoding acetate--CoA ligase, protein MSNNKPSGEVYFPSKEIVDNSHIKNWDELNNRASANNLEFWEEQAKELHWFTPWEKILDDSNKPFYKWFTGAKTNIAYNCLDVHVKTHRKNKLALIWEGENGESRTFSYYALHRETCKFANILKSLGVKKGDRVTIYMGRTPEIMIAMLACARIGAIHSVVYGGFSVESLSERIEDSNSKVLIVSDGAYQRGKIVPLKQIADEALQRCGTVEHVLVIKRTGQEITMEFGRDMWYHELMNLPIATKECALEQMDSEDPLFILYTSGTTGKPKAILHTHGGYMVGTYTTLKYVFDIKEEDRYWCAADPGWITGHSYIVYAPLLNGATSFMYEGAPNFPYPNRWWQMIEKYGITIIYTAPTAIRGLMRFGESWVNRHDLSSLRLLGSVGEPINPEAWKWYHRVVGRDRCPIMDTWWQTETGMFMITPMPCVPLKPGSGTRPFPGIEMDILNEEGKSVKNNDEGFLVIKTPWPAMIRTIWNDDERFVNQYWSKYPGVYLTGDSARRDDDGYIWVIGRVDDVIKVSGYRLGTAEIESALVSHAAVAEAAAIGLPHEVKGNAIHAYVILKKGFEMSTTLIEELRQHVSHEVGPIAKPEHIEIVEQLPKTRSGKIMRRVLKARAMGVDPGNLSTLEE, encoded by the coding sequence ATGAGTAACAACAAACCTTCAGGAGAAGTTTATTTTCCTTCAAAAGAAATTGTAGATAATTCTCACATAAAAAATTGGGATGAATTAAATAATAGAGCGTCAGCAAATAATCTAGAATTTTGGGAAGAACAGGCTAAGGAACTGCATTGGTTTACTCCCTGGGAAAAAATTTTGGATGATAGCAATAAACCATTTTATAAATGGTTTACCGGCGCAAAAACTAATATAGCGTATAACTGTTTAGATGTTCACGTTAAAACCCATAGAAAAAATAAGTTAGCTTTAATTTGGGAGGGAGAAAATGGGGAGAGCAGAACATTTTCTTATTATGCATTACATAGAGAGACTTGCAAGTTCGCGAATATTCTTAAAAGTCTTGGCGTTAAAAAAGGGGATCGGGTTACAATATATATGGGAAGAACCCCCGAAATAATGATTGCCATGTTAGCATGCGCTAGAATTGGTGCAATTCATTCGGTTGTTTACGGCGGATTTTCTGTTGAATCATTAAGTGAAAGAATAGAAGATAGTAATTCAAAAGTATTGATTGTTTCTGATGGAGCATATCAAAGAGGAAAAATTGTACCCTTAAAACAAATTGCAGATGAGGCTTTGCAAAGATGCGGTACAGTTGAACATGTTCTTGTAATTAAAAGAACAGGGCAGGAAATAACTATGGAATTCGGTCGTGATATGTGGTATCACGAATTGATGAACCTACCAATTGCTACTAAAGAGTGCGCTTTAGAACAAATGGATTCGGAAGACCCGCTTTTCATTCTCTACACTTCCGGAACAACCGGAAAACCAAAAGCGATTCTTCATACTCATGGCGGTTATATGGTTGGTACATACACAACTTTAAAATATGTTTTTGATATTAAGGAGGAGGATAGATATTGGTGTGCGGCCGATCCAGGTTGGATAACAGGTCATAGTTATATTGTTTATGCACCGCTGCTAAATGGAGCTACTTCATTTATGTATGAAGGCGCGCCTAATTTCCCATATCCCAATCGTTGGTGGCAAATGATTGAGAAGTATGGAATCACAATCATCTACACAGCTCCTACAGCTATTCGGGGACTGATGCGTTTTGGAGAATCATGGGTGAATAGACATGATTTATCTTCTTTAAGATTACTCGGCTCTGTAGGGGAACCTATTAATCCTGAAGCCTGGAAATGGTACCATCGTGTTGTGGGAAGAGATAGATGCCCAATTATGGATACCTGGTGGCAAACTGAGACAGGAATGTTTATGATAACACCAATGCCCTGCGTTCCATTAAAACCGGGAAGCGGCACGCGTCCATTCCCGGGAATAGAAATGGATATTTTAAATGAAGAGGGGAAATCGGTAAAAAATAATGATGAGGGATTTTTAGTCATTAAAACTCCCTGGCCAGCAATGATAAGAACAATTTGGAATGATGATGAGCGGTTTGTGAATCAATATTGGAGTAAATACCCGGGTGTATATTTAACAGGAGATAGCGCACGTAGAGATGATGATGGCTATATCTGGGTAATAGGGAGAGTCGATGATGTTATTAAAGTATCGGGTTATAGATTGGGTACCGCTGAGATTGAGAGTGCACTTGTAAGTCATGCCGCAGTCGCCGAAGCTGCTGCGATTGGTTTGCCGCATGAGGTTAAAGGTAATGCTATTCATGCTTATGTGATTTTGAAAAAGGGATTTGAAATGAGCACAACTTTGATTGAAGAACTGCGGCAGCATGTTTCTCATGAAGTTGGACCAATTGCAAAACCTGAGCATATTGAAATTGTTGAACAGCTTCCCAAAACAAGATCAGGTAAAATTATGAGGCGTGTTTTAAAAGCGCGCGCTATGGGAGTTGATCCCGGAAATCTTTCTACACTAGAGGAGTAA
- a CDS encoding TonB-dependent receptor has product MQNSLTRIFLIFFLCSTVLAQQNGTLRGLVTDSTSSEALAFGNAFIKELNIGASTDTRGYFLIPAVPANRNLTLIVSYIGYNTKQISIRLQPGKVTQYDIKLVQSSVQLQTIEMIGEKVIEPNETKISIERLSAKQLEQAPKGVETDVFRTIKYLPGVQSTGDVSARYYVRGGASNQNLILIDGIPIYNPFHALGMFGVIDPDMVNNIEFYKGGFSSEFGGRLSSVMKIISKDGNKNRFSGKATASFLTGKLLLEGPIPSGSFILTGRKSYSNQILKKFLNEQSVPIDFSDFSFKVNYANPDFIEGSKFTLNGFSSNDNILHSDPRIEDYNWSNNVLGFKWFQVGDSPLFYELGVSVSRFEGKIDPKLSNARETENKVNDVGLQMDFTYMFENKDEIGIGFHVRQIQTDLFIENARSIKSNLGASGANITLYAKYKLMQFDFVGLDIGTRLNLTNLSKNANTSFVEPRMNLNIRLFDWLALKGAVGVYQQELTTLTDENEVINIFEPWIISPDYLTPAKAIHYIGGLEFTPVSNFQFTVEGYYKDLKNLPFLNEKKISYSDFDFISGTGESYGLELFTQINPNPINFTASYTYALAYKVIDEKRYYPRYDVRHTLNLALEFNLGAGWTTNVVWVYNSGLPYTKLLGFYDKHYFDNIFAPWDEYDPRRPFSILGTQNLGRLPDYHRLDFTISKRFVIDPLALNFDFSIINIYDRKNIFYFRRDTGERVNMLPILPTATLKVEL; this is encoded by the coding sequence ATGCAAAATTCCCTAACACGAATTTTCCTGATATTCTTTTTATGCTCAACTGTTTTAGCCCAGCAAAATGGAACGTTGAGAGGATTAGTAACAGATTCCACTTCCTCAGAAGCACTAGCCTTTGGTAATGCTTTTATAAAAGAATTGAATATTGGCGCATCGACCGATACACGCGGATATTTTTTAATTCCTGCAGTTCCGGCAAATCGAAATCTTACATTAATTGTATCTTATATTGGATACAATACAAAACAGATTTCAATAAGATTACAGCCTGGAAAAGTTACTCAGTATGATATTAAGCTTGTTCAGTCATCTGTTCAGCTTCAAACCATTGAAATGATTGGTGAAAAAGTAATAGAGCCGAACGAAACTAAAATAAGTATAGAACGGCTTTCTGCAAAACAACTTGAGCAAGCTCCAAAAGGTGTTGAAACAGACGTGTTTAGAACAATTAAATATTTACCTGGTGTGCAGTCAACCGGTGATGTTTCAGCGAGGTATTATGTTAGAGGGGGAGCAAGTAATCAAAATTTAATTTTGATTGATGGAATCCCAATTTACAATCCCTTTCACGCATTAGGAATGTTTGGCGTTATCGATCCCGACATGGTCAATAATATTGAATTTTACAAAGGTGGTTTTTCATCGGAATTTGGCGGAAGATTATCGTCGGTAATGAAAATTATTTCAAAAGATGGAAACAAGAATAGATTCAGCGGAAAGGCAACTGCAAGTTTTTTGACCGGTAAATTATTGTTAGAAGGTCCAATTCCCAGCGGCTCATTCATACTAACCGGAAGAAAAAGTTATTCTAATCAAATCCTAAAAAAATTCTTGAATGAACAAAGTGTGCCAATTGATTTTAGTGATTTCTCATTCAAAGTTAATTATGCAAACCCCGATTTTATTGAAGGCAGTAAGTTTACTTTAAATGGATTTTCGAGTAATGATAATATTCTTCACTCCGATCCCCGAATCGAAGATTACAATTGGTCGAATAATGTCCTCGGTTTTAAATGGTTCCAGGTTGGTGATAGTCCTTTATTTTATGAATTGGGAGTTTCAGTTAGCCGTTTTGAGGGAAAGATTGACCCAAAGTTAAGTAATGCCAGAGAGACTGAGAATAAGGTTAATGATGTTGGTTTGCAGATGGATTTCACTTATATGTTTGAAAATAAAGATGAAATAGGAATTGGTTTTCACGTTAGACAAATTCAAACCGATTTATTTATTGAGAACGCGAGAAGTATTAAAAGCAACCTTGGTGCATCCGGTGCTAATATTACTTTATATGCTAAATATAAATTAATGCAGTTCGATTTTGTAGGACTGGATATTGGAACACGCCTCAATCTTACTAATCTTTCCAAAAACGCTAATACTTCTTTTGTTGAACCTAGAATGAATCTAAATATTAGATTATTCGATTGGCTCGCTTTGAAAGGAGCCGTTGGGGTTTATCAACAAGAATTAACTACTCTAACAGACGAAAATGAAGTAATAAATATTTTTGAACCTTGGATTATTTCCCCCGATTATTTGACCCCGGCAAAGGCAATTCATTATATAGGTGGTTTAGAATTTACACCTGTAAGTAATTTTCAGTTTACAGTTGAGGGATATTACAAAGATTTGAAAAATCTTCCCTTCTTGAATGAAAAAAAAATAAGCTATTCCGATTTTGATTTTATTTCGGGAACAGGTGAATCTTATGGCTTAGAATTATTTACTCAAATAAATCCAAATCCAATCAATTTTACTGCTTCTTATACTTATGCGCTGGCTTATAAAGTTATTGATGAAAAAAGATACTATCCAAGATATGATGTTAGGCATACTCTAAATCTTGCTCTTGAGTTTAATTTAGGCGCCGGATGGACTACAAATGTAGTTTGGGTATATAACAGCGGATTGCCTTACACAAAACTTCTTGGTTTTTATGATAAACATTATTTCGATAATATTTTTGCTCCATGGGATGAATATGATCCTCGGAGACCTTTCTCAATTCTAGGTACACAAAATTTGGGAAGATTGCCCGATTACCACAGACTTGATTTCACTATCTCAAAACGATTTGTTATTGATCCATTAGCTCTCAACTTCGATTTTAGCATTATTAATATTTATGACCGAAAAAATATTTTTTATTTCAGAAGAGATACTGGTGAGCGGGTAAACATGCTGCCTATTCTTCCAACCGCTACTTTAAAGGTTGAATTATGA
- a CDS encoding DUF4249 family protein, which produces MKKLIQLFLTLTILFTLSCDDSLNPYGELKERFVLNCIIRADTTFQTATLSKSYQPIGINPYDYNDDNAITNAKIRIWNKDKVTLLRDSSVTRPDGDQYSKPYRVYYSNNFSPEPASLLEIEAILPDGRKLTSSANVPASVTMSKLNSDDIIDGKKSFLKFVWQSGQRDPVFIPKLIIHYFRDDPDGRKKGTAIVPLNYQKFGNEYIPNYPKPSNDYAYSVDAETLNKAMELISGNDNNKARYIILSCILEVISLDPDLSSFYNASSRERDVYSVKLDETDFTNIKGGYGVFGVYTSAKWVARFKHAYIRSFGYTPGLSDPI; this is translated from the coding sequence ATGAAAAAACTTATTCAATTATTTTTGACCCTAACAATATTATTTACTCTTTCGTGCGATGATTCACTAAATCCATACGGTGAGTTAAAAGAAAGATTTGTCCTAAATTGTATTATTAGGGCTGATACCACATTTCAAACAGCTACACTGTCAAAAAGTTATCAGCCGATTGGGATTAACCCTTATGATTATAATGATGATAACGCGATTACAAACGCTAAAATAAGAATTTGGAATAAAGATAAAGTTACATTGTTGAGAGATTCTAGTGTAACCCGGCCAGATGGTGACCAGTATAGCAAGCCCTATCGAGTTTATTACAGCAACAATTTTTCACCTGAGCCAGCATCTTTATTGGAAATTGAGGCAATTTTACCCGATGGCAGAAAACTTACATCAAGCGCCAATGTACCCGCTTCGGTTACAATGTCTAAACTTAATAGTGACGATATAATTGATGGGAAAAAGAGTTTTCTAAAATTTGTTTGGCAGTCGGGGCAGAGAGATCCTGTATTCATTCCAAAATTAATTATTCACTACTTTCGTGATGATCCCGATGGAAGGAAAAAGGGAACTGCTATTGTTCCTCTTAATTATCAAAAATTTGGAAATGAGTATATACCAAATTATCCTAAACCATCCAATGATTATGCCTACTCGGTTGACGCGGAAACTTTAAATAAAGCGATGGAATTAATTTCCGGGAATGATAATAATAAAGCACGTTATATAATATTGAGCTGTATCCTTGAGGTTATTTCACTAGATCCCGATTTAAGTTCATTTTACAATGCCTCATCTCGTGAACGTGATGTATATTCTGTAAAATTAGATGAAACCGATTTCACTAATATTAAGGGCGGATACGGTGTCTTTGGAGTATATACAAGTGCCAAATGGGTTGCGAGGTTTAAACACGCATATATTCGTTCATTCGGTTATACACCGGGATTATCTGATCCAATTTAA
- a CDS encoding PEGA domain-containing protein, with product MKRKILYPIIAILFTFTISCEKEVYTGVEPEVKIDKSVIVIESQPPDFQIYLNGRNMGVKTPDSLTNLAAGTHKITLKRNLLKDSVFTITIADDERIKLSIDYFKNPGNYGKINCYSSPSNAELFLDNVKQQQKTPLLLTGMFPGTYKIMMRYPQHRDDSIFVPVRGGELASAFIALDDTSKWVIYNAKNSKLVTDFFSTIAVDNNGIKWIGTTENGIVRSDGKSFELINTNNSGLINNVINALAVDSQNKLWIGTSNGLMVYDGSIWINYNSDIPSTGVTAIHKDIKNNMWIGTLGGLVKFDGTSWKTFTTSNSGLASNIVTCLESDQNGKIWIGSSFAGISSFDGTQWKAYNMNNMGLNINVGNGIKSLMVDKDGKVWAGHVEDLKNGDVGGLTQFDGNKWSVVNLRGYLTNQINSMKVDKNNIKWICGKNGIALFDQLNNIVVMNNIYTRLPVNYVTSVTIDLSDNLWITTFGGGFVKVKKGNYGLN from the coding sequence ATGAAAAGAAAAATTTTATATCCAATTATTGCAATACTTTTTACCTTCACAATTTCTTGTGAGAAAGAAGTTTATACCGGTGTTGAACCGGAAGTTAAAATTGATAAATCGGTAATAGTAATAGAGAGCCAACCGCCCGATTTCCAAATATATTTAAATGGAAGGAATATGGGGGTCAAAACTCCGGATAGTTTAACCAACCTGGCTGCCGGAACTCATAAAATAACTTTGAAAAGAAATCTACTAAAGGATTCAGTTTTTACGATTACAATTGCTGACGATGAAAGAATAAAATTGAGTATCGACTATTTCAAGAATCCCGGAAATTATGGCAAGATTAATTGCTACTCAAGTCCTTCAAACGCTGAACTATTTCTAGACAATGTGAAACAGCAGCAGAAAACTCCTTTATTGTTAACCGGTATGTTTCCCGGAACTTATAAAATTATGATGAGATATCCCCAACATCGTGATGATAGTATATTTGTTCCAGTAAGGGGTGGTGAACTCGCTAGTGCATTTATTGCTCTTGATGATACTTCAAAATGGGTTATTTATAATGCCAAAAATTCAAAACTTGTTACTGATTTCTTTTCCACAATTGCTGTTGATAATAATGGGATTAAATGGATTGGGACAACGGAAAATGGGATAGTCCGTTCAGACGGTAAAAGTTTTGAATTGATAAATACAAATAATAGCGGATTGATAAATAATGTGATTAATGCGTTAGCGGTGGATTCTCAGAATAAATTATGGATTGGTACATCAAACGGTTTAATGGTATATGACGGTTCTATTTGGATTAATTACAACTCTGATATTCCGAGTACAGGAGTAACAGCCATCCATAAAGATATTAAGAACAATATGTGGATTGGTACTTTGGGCGGACTTGTAAAATTTGATGGCACGTCATGGAAAACTTTTACAACATCCAATTCCGGTCTTGCTTCAAATATTGTAACTTGTTTAGAGTCTGATCAAAATGGAAAAATTTGGATTGGATCTTCATTCGCCGGGATTTCAAGTTTTGATGGAACTCAGTGGAAAGCTTATAACATGAATAACATGGGCTTGAATATTAATGTCGGGAATGGAATTAAAAGTCTGATGGTGGATAAAGATGGAAAAGTTTGGGCCGGGCATGTTGAGGATTTGAAAAATGGTGATGTGGGTGGGTTGACTCAATTTGATGGAAATAAATGGTCCGTGGTTAACCTTAGAGGATATCTCACTAATCAAATAAACTCAATGAAAGTTGATAAAAATAACATCAAATGGATTTGCGGTAAAAATGGGATTGCTCTGTTTGATCAACTTAACAATATTGTCGTAATGAATAATATCTATACTCGATTACCTGTGAATTATGTTACATCTGTAACAATAGACCTTAGCGATAATTTATGGATTACTACTTTCGGTGGCGGGTTCGTTAAAGTAAAAAAAGGGAATTACGGATTAAATTGA
- a CDS encoding PEGA domain-containing protein — protein MKNFIKIFLGSLLIISLYSCEKDVFIEYEEEVVIDRGRGFIDSNPQGASIFLGGKNTGYLTPSTLYWVKEGAQSITLKKEKYIDTTFTVYFSEIYPPKIYIDFLLNSKNYGKIYCTSPPISAEVILDDSLTNKKTPALLSQLTPGIHKVKLKYAGHRDDSTNVLVQSSQISNVNLTLEDTTKWVSYLTTNSDISSNYLKNITAGKKGEIWIGSSISLQMFDGKKWNTYTPSNSILKSGVINVLKMDEQDRLWIGTELGLYTYKDNSFIDYSNLLPAEGVTAIKINKDVIWIGTRKGLLKISSSGNQIFTTNNSGLKDDYITAIEVDDLGKIWIGGLFNGISIYDGTNWEYFNSSNITVRYLPNYVQTIFKTFGGKMLVALTDAERNTGYLLRYDEGKWIDLRPYVQSRVYEISSNGNEIIFATQGGLFIYKNDYYYKYQFGNTKVNLIKSLSTTFDTEGNIWVGTFDNGIAKFKKGNF, from the coding sequence ATGAAGAACTTCATAAAAATATTTTTGGGTTCGTTATTAATAATTTCCCTCTATTCTTGTGAGAAGGACGTCTTTATTGAATATGAGGAAGAAGTTGTTATTGATAGAGGGAGAGGATTTATTGACAGCAATCCTCAAGGTGCCTCTATTTTTCTTGGTGGGAAAAATACAGGATATTTAACACCCTCAACTTTGTATTGGGTTAAGGAGGGTGCTCAGAGTATAACCTTGAAGAAAGAAAAATATATAGATACTACTTTCACTGTTTACTTTAGTGAAATTTATCCCCCTAAGATTTATATCGATTTTTTATTGAATTCAAAAAATTATGGTAAAATTTATTGCACCTCTCCTCCAATAAGTGCAGAAGTAATTCTGGATGATTCATTAACAAATAAAAAAACTCCTGCACTTTTATCTCAACTTACCCCAGGAATTCATAAAGTTAAATTGAAATATGCTGGACACAGAGATGATAGTACAAATGTATTAGTCCAGAGCAGTCAAATTTCTAACGTAAATCTAACTTTAGAAGATACCACTAAATGGGTGAGTTATTTGACTACTAATTCTGATATTAGCAGTAATTATTTGAAAAATATTACCGCTGGTAAAAAGGGAGAAATATGGATTGGTTCCAGCATTTCACTTCAGATGTTTGATGGTAAAAAATGGAATACCTATACTCCCTCAAATTCAATACTCAAAAGTGGTGTTATAAATGTTTTGAAAATGGATGAGCAAGATAGATTATGGATAGGTACCGAACTTGGTTTATATACTTATAAAGATAATAGTTTTATAGATTATTCTAATTTATTACCGGCTGAAGGTGTTACAGCAATAAAAATAAATAAAGATGTTATATGGATAGGAACCAGAAAAGGATTGCTTAAAATATCTAGTTCTGGGAATCAAATATTTACTACTAATAATTCCGGTCTCAAAGATGATTATATAACCGCCATTGAAGTGGATGATTTGGGAAAAATTTGGATTGGAGGTTTATTTAATGGCATCTCAATTTATGATGGAACGAACTGGGAATATTTTAACAGTTCCAACATTACAGTTAGATATTTGCCTAATTATGTTCAAACAATATTTAAAACTTTTGGTGGGAAGATGCTTGTTGCTCTTACCGATGCGGAGCGTAATACAGGATATCTTTTGAGATATGATGAGGGGAAGTGGATCGATTTAAGACCATACGTGCAAAGTAGAGTGTATGAGATATCGAGTAACGGGAATGAAATTATTTTTGCTACTCAAGGCGGGTTATTTATTTATAAAAATGATTACTACTATAAATATCAATTTGGAAATACTAAAGTGAATTTAATCAAATCTCTCTCCACCACCTTTGATACTGAAGGAAATATTTGGGTCGGCACTTTTGATAATGGAATTGCGAAATTTAAAAAGGGAAACTTTTGA
- the citF gene encoding citrate lyase subunit alpha, which yields MKFIKNTANRLVPLQVNGQKLTPFKGVGNYIPKGKTASAKISSCTNFDPGGNKLVKSLKDALIKAGIKDGMTISTHHHLRNGDIVTNLLFDIIKGMGIKNIRWFPSASFPCHSHLIKYLEDGTIHHIEGSMNGPLGKFTSLGKMKGVGVLRSHGGRYQAIQDGDVHIDIAVIAAPSSDHFGNANGVNGKSACGGLGFALADSEYADKVIVVTDNLVPFPCVPWQIQGNNVDYVVQVDSLGDSSKIVSGTTEITKSPDRILIAEYIAEFMEAVGIIKDGFSFQAGAGGTSLAFIPFIKEKMKAKNVKASFVRGGSSKYLVELLEEGLTNYILDGQTFDLDGVRSMRDNPNHVMTSPFTSYNYHGKGNFASIIDAAILGATEVDLNFNANVVTHSDGYLLHGIGGWQNCLFSKCTILAIPSFRDRIPVIVDNVTTLCGPGELIDVVITERGIAINPRRKDLISAVNNSSLPIRTLKEIQQEVYEICGGVPMKPILDKKSVVAIVKWVDGTVLDSIYKVLG from the coding sequence ATGAAATTTATTAAAAATACCGCGAACAGGTTAGTACCGTTACAAGTAAATGGACAAAAGCTTACACCATTTAAAGGAGTTGGTAATTATATTCCTAAAGGGAAAACAGCTTCTGCCAAAATCAGTTCATGCACAAATTTCGATCCCGGTGGTAATAAATTAGTTAAATCGCTAAAGGATGCTTTAATTAAAGCTGGCATAAAGGATGGGATGACAATCTCTACACATCATCATTTACGGAACGGAGATATAGTTACCAACTTGTTGTTTGATATTATAAAAGGAATGGGGATTAAAAATATCAGGTGGTTCCCGAGTGCCTCTTTCCCCTGCCATTCCCATTTAATAAAATATTTAGAGGATGGTACAATTCATCACATCGAAGGAAGTATGAATGGACCTCTCGGGAAATTTACGAGCTTGGGTAAAATGAAAGGTGTGGGTGTGCTTCGTTCTCATGGCGGTAGATATCAAGCAATACAGGATGGCGATGTTCATATTGATATAGCTGTGATTGCCGCGCCGAGTTCCGACCATTTTGGAAATGCAAATGGTGTGAATGGTAAATCGGCTTGTGGTGGCTTAGGATTCGCGTTAGCCGATTCAGAATATGCAGATAAAGTAATTGTTGTTACCGATAATCTTGTTCCCTTTCCTTGTGTACCGTGGCAAATACAGGGGAATAATGTTGATTATGTTGTTCAAGTTGATTCACTCGGAGATTCCTCAAAAATTGTGAGTGGAACTACCGAGATTACTAAAAGTCCCGACAGAATTTTAATTGCCGAATATATTGCCGAGTTTATGGAAGCGGTCGGGATAATAAAAGATGGCTTTTCTTTTCAAGCCGGAGCCGGCGGTACTTCGTTGGCTTTCATTCCCTTCATTAAAGAAAAAATGAAGGCGAAAAATGTAAAAGCAAGTTTTGTTCGTGGAGGATCAAGTAAATATTTAGTGGAATTGTTAGAAGAAGGATTAACAAATTATATTCTTGATGGACAGACATTTGATCTCGATGGAGTTCGATCAATGAGGGATAATCCCAATCATGTAATGACTTCACCATTTACGAGTTATAATTATCATGGTAAAGGTAATTTCGCTTCAATAATTGATGCGGCAATATTGGGAGCCACCGAGGTTGATCTAAATTTTAACGCTAATGTGGTAACTCATTCAGATGGTTATTTGCTGCATGGAATTGGCGGCTGGCAAAATTGTTTATTCTCAAAATGTACAATTCTTGCTATTCCCTCTTTTCGTGACCGCATACCTGTTATTGTAGATAATGTTACAACTTTATGCGGACCGGGAGAACTGATCGATGTAGTGATTACAGAAAGAGGAATCGCTATTAATCCAAGAAGAAAAGATTTAATCTCTGCCGTTAATAATTCCTCGCTTCCTATTAGAACTTTAAAGGAGATACAACAAGAAGTTTATGAAATTTGTGGCGGGGTACCAATGAAACCAATTCTTGATAAGAAAAGTGTTGTTGCAATTGTCAAATGGGTCGATGGTACCGTCCTGGATTCAATTTATAAAGTACTGGGCTAA
- a CDS encoding HpcH/HpaI aldolase/citrate lyase family protein — protein sequence MRKKMNSISKIASAGKRGDKVRSDCFIQMELKKRGGLKSSIISKVNVMYGETINDLLLEMCDHFGIENAEIFIEDYGALPFTIAARFESAYKKLMSQDTREFLLPFSKSNKQSTTKDRLRRSRLYLPGNEPKFYPNAGLHKPDGMILDLEDSVHPSEKENARYLVRNALRSVNFYKAERMVRINQLPMGLIDLRFVVPHHVNVILIPKVESAETVKIVDEEIQKIRDAYKIKYPIYLMPIIESALGIINAYEIASASHNICALTIGLEDYTADIGVERTNEGIESLFARCQVINAAKAAGVQAIDSVFSDFENLDALRLNTLQAKSIGFEGKGCIHPRQINVVHEVFASTQSEIEKALKIVDAFETANKQGLGVVALGNKMIDAPVVKRALRILELSNKK from the coding sequence ATGAGAAAAAAAATGAATAGTATTTCTAAAATTGCCAGCGCAGGTAAACGGGGTGATAAAGTCCGTTCAGATTGTTTTATTCAGATGGAATTAAAAAAAAGAGGCGGACTAAAATCATCGATAATTAGCAAAGTAAATGTTATGTATGGCGAAACGATAAATGATCTTTTACTGGAGATGTGTGATCATTTTGGAATTGAGAATGCTGAAATATTTATTGAAGATTATGGAGCGCTTCCCTTCACTATTGCGGCCAGATTTGAATCCGCGTATAAAAAATTGATGAGTCAAGATACGCGAGAATTTCTGCTTCCTTTTAGCAAATCAAATAAACAATCTACCACTAAGGATAGATTAAGGAGAAGCCGTTTATATTTACCGGGAAACGAGCCAAAGTTTTATCCGAATGCCGGACTTCATAAACCCGATGGGATGATACTCGATTTGGAAGATAGTGTTCACCCTTCCGAAAAAGAAAACGCAAGGTATTTAGTGCGTAACGCTCTTCGGTCAGTAAACTTCTATAAAGCGGAACGAATGGTACGTATTAATCAATTGCCAATGGGTTTGATTGATTTGCGATTTGTGGTGCCGCACCATGTTAATGTTATACTAATTCCAAAAGTTGAATCAGCCGAAACAGTAAAAATTGTTGATGAAGAAATTCAGAAAATTAGAGATGCTTATAAAATTAAATACCCTATCTATTTAATGCCGATTATTGAAAGCGCGCTTGGAATTATAAATGCTTATGAGATTGCATCCGCGTCACATAATATTTGCGCTCTAACAATCGGTCTCGAAGATTACACAGCCGATATCGGTGTTGAAAGAACGAATGAGGGAATCGAAAGTTTGTTCGCAAGATGCCAGGTCATAAACGCGGCCAAAGCCGCTGGTGTGCAGGCAATCGATTCTGTTTTTTCAGATTTTGAAAATCTTGACGCCTTGCGCTTAAATACATTGCAGGCAAAATCAATTGGTTTTGAGGGTAAGGGATGTATTCATCCCCGGCAAATCAATGTTGTGCATGAAGTTTTTGCATCCACCCAAAGTGAAATTGAAAAAGCACTAAAAATAGTAGATGCTTTTGAGACAGCGAATAAACAAGGACTTGGTGTTGTAGCGCTTGGAAATAAAATGATTGACGCACCCGTTGTAAAAAGAGCATTGCGCATCCTGGAATTGAGTAATAAGAAGTAA